A stretch of the Aspergillus puulaauensis MK2 DNA, chromosome 6, nearly complete sequence genome encodes the following:
- a CDS encoding uncharacterized protein (COG:S;~EggNog:ENOG410PRQB;~InterPro:IPR029063,IPR039772,IPR010675,IPR024160;~PFAM:PF06859,PF13649,PF08242,PF08241,PF13489, PF13847;~go_function: GO:0008168 - methyltransferase activity [Evidence IEA]) yields MEEPYQDHTPQEPSRAERFHATHLAARHGNYHQYYAKFRAPTVPDERLSLLPPDVLHNARVIDLGCNAGKLTHEAITHCGAAAAVGVDIDPWLVEQAKTAYPDGPCTFEHFDFVDAAAYRGTALGTFDVVLLLSVTKWVHLNSGDEGMLALFKRIRSILNEGGYLVVEPQPMSNYARASKRNKELRETYKNIQIKPPFDEELKAQGFERILEFERDEEGFARPVHIWRKSIMRPQMNQTD; encoded by the coding sequence ATGGAAGAACCATACCAGGACCATACCCCCCAAGAACCCTCCAGAGCAGAGCGCTTCCATGCCACACACCTCGCCGCCCGGCACGGCAACTACCACCAGTACTACGCCAAGTTCCGGGCACCCACAGTCCCCGATGAACGCCTTTCACTTCTCCCACCAGACGTCCTGCACAATGCACGGGTCATAGACCTGGGCTGCAACGCAGGGAAACTCACCCACGAGGCAATCACGCACTGTGGCGCAGCGGCCGCCGTGGGCGTCGATATCGACCCGTGGCTGGTCGAGCAGGCCAAGACAGCGTACCCGGACGGGCCGTGCACGTTTGAGCACTTTGATTTCGTGGATGCGGCTGCGTATAGGGGTACGGCGCTGGGGACGTTCGATGTTGTCTTGTTGCTTTCCGTTACTAAGTGGGTTCATTTGAATAGTGGGGATGAGGGGATGTTGGCGCTGTTTAAGCGTATACGGAGTATTTTGAATGAGGGGGGGTATTTGGTTGTTGAGCCGCAGCCGATGAGCAATTATGCGAGGGCTTCGAAGAGGAATAAAGAATTGAGAGAGACGTATAAGAATATTCAGATTAAACCGCCATTCgatgaggagttgaaggCGCAGGGGTTTGAGAGGATACTTGAATTCGagagggatgaggagggcttTGCTAGGCCTGTACATATTTGGAGAAAAAGTATCATGAGACCCCAAATGAACCAAACGGATTGA
- a CDS encoding glycoside hydrolase family 16 protein (CAZy:GH16;~COG:G;~EggNog:ENOG410PGYT;~InterPro:IPR000757,IPR013320;~PFAM:PF00722;~go_function: GO:0004553 - hydrolase activity, hydrolyzing O-glycosyl compounds [Evidence IEA];~go_process: GO:0005975 - carbohydrate metabolic process [Evidence IEA]), with translation MPLRQAFQGIIGKAEKALGEFTNSSQPGQSYTRPPPPPPIPASTRPPAPPAPPSYGYAQQPQIYWQPNLHPQVPVSANFHHEQGQHGWGNNEAQNYVSSPQNSFHAPQGDALIVRALINHGHPDPAQKFTSARLSSHHTLGRARGCLSARITAPVARGIWPAFWLLPRDPFRWPEDGEVDIMEAWNGDAINHTCLHWGHFNGEDWDKHRVLETPIPHITSPVGVRYDFIWDEDEATSRGRLVWLIDGRPVMRAEKPPGTRRMSEFRILINIAVGGNVCQGNMPSDGYYEAVVRELAMWDAPPGGWHEFERAWSYSKDGNTM, from the coding sequence ATGCCACTCAGACAGGCCTTCCAGGGCATCATCGGCAAGGCAGAGAAAGCCTTGGGAGAATTCACCAATTCCTCCCAGCCAGGACAATCCTATACCAGgcctcctcccccaccgcCAATTCCAGCCTCCACAcgaccaccagcaccaccagcaccaccaagTTATGGCTATgcgcaacaaccccagatATACTGGCAACCCAATCTCCACCCCCAAGTCCCGGTATCCGCCAACTTCCACCACGAACAGGGCCAACACGGCTGGGGCAACAACGAGGCGCAGAATTATGTCTCCAGCCCGCAAAACTCATTCCATGCCCCGCAGGGCGATGCACTGATCGTGCGAGCGCTGATCAACCACGGCCATCCTGACCCGGCGCAGAAATTCACAAGCGCTAGGCTTTCGAGTCACCATACCCTCGGTCGAGCGAGGGGCTGTCTGTCGGCTAGAATCACGGCGCCGGTGGCAAGGGGGATTTGGCCGGCGTTTTGGCTGCTGCCTAGAGATCCGTTTAGGTGGCCTGAGGATGGTGAGGTCGATATCATGGAGGCGTGGAATGGGGATGCGATTAACCATACCTGTTTGCATTGGGGACACTTCAATGGCGAGGACTGGGATAAGCATCGTGTGCTTGAGACACCGATCCCTCACATTACGTCGCCGGTGGGGGTGCGGTATGACTTTATctgggatgaggatgaggcaACGAGTCGGGGACGTCTGGTCTGGCTGATTGATGGGAGGCCTGTTATGAGAGCGGAGAAGCCACCTGGCACGCGGAGGATGAGTGAGTTTAGAATCCTCATTAACATTGCTGTTGGAGGAAATGTCTGTCAGGGAAATATGCCCAGCGATGGATACTACGAGGCAGTGGTTCGTGAATTGGCCATGTGGGACGCACCGCCTGGGGGTTGGCATGAATTTGAGAGGGCTTGGAGTTATTCCAAAGACGGCAATACCATGTAG
- a CDS encoding dienelactone hydrolase family protein (COG:Q;~EggNog:ENOG410PPKF;~InterPro:IPR002925,IPR029058;~PFAM:PF01738;~go_function: GO:0016787 - hydrolase activity [Evidence IEA]) has translation MASNAPGACCASGFRHEGTPVGETKNINGTETYIVYPKGNQSPEKAIVILSDIFGIYVNAQLLADEYADNGYLAVIPDLFRGDAIKLADMESGKADLPSWIPNHQPSAVDPVVEATIKYVRQDLGVKRVAGVGYCFGGKSVCRFLKPGKLDVGYTAHPSFVTEEELGAVSGPLSICASEIDQIFTTEQRHKSEEILAKTGQHWQINLYSGVTHGFAVRADLSNKHHKFAKEQAFAQAISWFNQYV, from the exons ATGGCTTCTAACGCGCCTGGAGCTTGCTGTGCCTCTGGCTTCCGCCACGAGGGCACCCCCGTCGGCGAGACCAAGAACATCAATGGGA CCGAGACATACATCGTCTACCCCAAGGGCAACCAGTCCCCCGAGAAGGCCATTGTCATCCTCAGCGACATATTCGGCATCTACGTCAACGCCCAACTTCTCGCCGACGAATACGCCGATAATGGTTACCTCGCCGTGATCCCTGACCTCTTCCGCGGCGACGCCATCAAGCTCGCCGATATGGAGTCTGGAAAGGCCGACCTCCCTTCCTGGATCCccaaccaccagccttcCGCTGTTGACCCCGTTGTTGAGGCTACCATCAAATACGTCCGCCAGGACCTTGGTGTAAAGCGCGTTGCTGGTGTCGGGTACTGCTTCGGTGGCAAG TCTGTCTGCCGCTTCCTGAAGCCCGGAAAGCTTGACGTTGGATACACTGCCCACCCCTCGTTCGTCACCGAAGAAGAGCTCGGCGCTGTCTCCGGTCCCCTGTCCATCTGCGCTTCTG AAATCGACCAGATCTTCACCACTGAGCAGCGCCACAAGTCCGAGGAGATCCTCGCCAAGACCGGCCAGCACTGGCAGATCAACCTCTACAGCGGCGTCACCCACGGCTTCGCTGTCCGTGCCGACCTCAGCAACAAGCACCATAAGTTCGCCAAGGAGCAGGCTTTTGCCCAGGCTATTAGCTGGTTCAACCAGTACGTGTAA
- a CDS encoding fungal specific transcription factor domain-containing protein (COG:S;~EggNog:ENOG410PPEA;~InterPro:IPR007219;~TransMembrane:2 (o432-453i494-519o);~go_function: GO:0003677 - DNA binding [Evidence IEA];~go_function: GO:0008270 - zinc ion binding [Evidence IEA];~go_process: GO:0006351 - transcription, DNA-templated [Evidence IEA]) yields the protein MGRGEHTQRIEYLEARLASYENATPVLSPVSQTNEAVRPPLEDIHPSARTPAPSRARRSSTRIGNNSFLVDSLGLPPAVSRPELEENATTCASEPSPVSAIAADSSLSSSYAFGSRVQSLLDGSRSAPRRDYAALTTDQLLLQPQPRTTHVFDIPSLPTEQEAFGLLETLVTYIGHTQNYVDAREISDKIGLLYANKQDTTNAESLWTLEILLICAIARLFKGDFGGDEHRTDPYPGYVLFDFVRDRIPPLGQLYRVGRVGVEVLALVAVYLQNIYCKEEAYVYISTALRLAVSHGYHRQSTTGRFLQSEATHINRLWWSIYSQERRIAAATGSPQGISDSVIEQPLPTDSIGFTPAAPMRTSIKLARVYGQIMTVLYGSTLQTEDTFISNVQSIIRSLYDISDEIPLELTTGMPKLGPELSLRTSAALHLMFYQALLLTIRPVMLHIAQLILTGKPPHPGILYSSPLGKLCRTCTEAARRLLKVLMTLRQHNCIALFGFFDFDGIFSVTFIMILTAILDSACKDPAQQIHPAPGLAEALDLIQYVANSHNTFAAQWLREIRGTWAQLCTRLDMPERYRAIERRLGSRPRESSTGYRGNGSPLDTAESVNASSLFPARAGPVRSGSGGSGSAEYEQNTTPVRSGDTVGADFLNGDSAAVPDIGGGAPDPQSQSQSILADLDVWSDINHLWAPLPEDWGEVFQNQNQNQNQNENDNDDAAANAIPQSLYQNIYGSREWTFTGEDMGDFAELGRHVGGASL from the exons atgggaagaggagagcATACTCA GAGAATCGAGTATCTGGAAGCGCGCTTGGCTAGTTATGAGAATGCAACTCCGGTGCTAAGCCCTG TCTCACAAACAAACGAGGCAGTCCGTCCACCGCTTGAGGACATACACCCAAGCGCAAGGACGCCCGCTCCATCAAGAGCTCGACGGAGCTCTACACGAATTGGCAATAACTCGTTTCTCGTAGACTCACTGGGCCTCCCGCCTGCAGTTTCTCGTCCAGAACTGGAAGAAAATGCTACTACATGCGCGTCCGAACCATCGCCAGTTTCAG CGATTGCTGCAGACTCCTCACTGAGCTCTAGCTATGCCTTTGGATCCAGGGTACAAAGTCTGCTCGATGGATCCAGATCAGCTCCACGTCGGGACTATGCTGCGCTTACCACCGACCAGCTACTACTACAACCACAACCTAGGACCACCCATGTATTCGACATCCCTTCATTACCCACTGAGCAAGAAGCGTTCGGGCTACTAGAGACGCTTGTAACATATATCGGGCATACTCAGAACTACGTCGACGCGCGCGAAATCTCCGACAAAATCGGCCTTCTCTATGCAAATAAACAGGACACCACAAACGCCGAAAGTCTATGGACTCTGGAGATTCTCCTAATCTGTGCAATTGCACGACTCTTCAAAGGCGACTTTGGAGGCGATGAACATAGAACCGACCCATACCCAGGCTATGTCCTGTTTGACTTTGTCAGGGACCGCATTCCACCTCTGGGCCAGTTGTATAGAGTTGGACgggttggtgttgaagttcTCGCGCTGGTTGCTGTATACCTCCAGAATATCTACTGCAAGGAGGAGGCATATGTATAT ATAAGCACCGCTCTGCGACTCGCAGTTTCCCACGGCTATCACCGCCAGTCCACCACTGGGCGGTTCTTGCAGTCCGAGGCTACGCATATAAATCGTCTATGGTGGTCGATTTACTCCCAGGAGAG ACGTATAGCAGCTGCCACCGGAAGCCCCCAGGGTATCAGCGATAGCGTCATCGAGCAGCCGCTACCAACAGACTCTATTGGATTCACCCCGGCCGCGCCGATGCGCACAAGTATAAAGCTGGCTCGCGTTTACGGGCAAATAATGACTG TGCTTTACGGCTCAACGCTTCAGACCGAGGATACCTTCATCTCAAACGTGCAAAGCATCATCAGAAGCTTGTATGATATTTCAGATGAAATCCCGCTGGAGCTCACAACCGGTATGCCGAAGCTGGGGCCCGAGTTGTCGTTGAGGACCTCTGCTGCGCTGCATTTGATGTTTTACCAG GCCCTCCTGCTAACTATCCGCCCCGTCATGCTACACATCGCCCAATTAATCCTCACTGGAAAGCCACCGCACCCTGGGATCCTCTATTCCTCACCATTAGGAAAGCTCTGTCGAACATGCACAGAGGCCGCAAGAAGACTCCTGAAAGTCCTAATGACACTCCGACAACATAACTGCATAG ccctcttcggcttcttcgacttcgacggcATATTCTCCGTAACCTTCATCATGATCCTAACCGCAATCCTAGACTCCGCATGCAAAGACCCAGCGCAACAGATCCACCCGGCGCCTGGTCTCGCCGAAGCCCTCGATTTGATCCAATACGTCGCAAATAGCCACAATACATTCGCGGCGCAGTGGCTGCGTGAGATACGAGGGACCTGGGCGCAGCTTTGTACTCGGCTTGATATGCCGGAACGGTATAGGGCTATTGAGAGGAGGTTAGGATCCAGACCTAGGGAAAGCTCCACTGGGTATCGCGGGAACGGCTCGCCGCTGGATACAGCGGAGTCTGTCAACGCGTCCTCGTTGTTTCCCGCTCGAGCGGGACCTGTTCGgagtggtagtggtggtagtggcagCGCCGAATACGAACAAAACACTACACCGGTTCGCAGCGGTGACACGGTTGGAGCTGATTTCTTGAACGGGGATTCAGCTGCTGTACCAGATATTGGCGGTGGTGCACCAGatccccagtcccagtcccagtctaTTCTCGCGGACTTGGATGTCTGGAGTGATATCAACCACCTGTGGGCGCCTCTTCCGGAGGATTGGGGGGAGGTGTttcagaaccagaaccagaaccagaaccagaacgaGAACGACAACGATGATGCGGCTGCTAATGCGATCCCGCAAAGTCTGTATCAGAATATCTACGGCAGTAGGGAGTGGACATTTACGGGCGAGGATATGGGTGATTTTGCGGAGTTGGGGAGGCATGTTGGTGGTGCTTCCTTGTAG
- a CDS encoding threonine/serine dehydratase (COG:E;~EggNog:ENOG410PFC0;~InterPro:IPR036052,IPR001926;~PFAM:PF00291), with product MADPATCAPLTRQSVIDAHEIIKPLVHHTPVVTSTFLNQLASTPRKNAKPVLRLWFKCENQQRVGAFKVRGAFHAIERLKQEPGWIEGGGQSRGVVGFSAGNHAQAVALAARESKMPAHIVMPETSSPVKIKSVEGYGAKLTISGRFDREAVAARIVEETGARLLPPYDHPDVILGQGTVGLEMQGQIPKLDAIISPSSGGGLLSGTALSCEGTGIRVYGAEPEFEGADDGRRGFLSGKRITHVASNTIADGLVGKLGAYPWEVIYERRLVDMLYAVSEEEILDAMKLIFERLKLVVEPAAAVPLAVALYNEEFREMVERTAGEAGWDVGIILSGGNVGIERIAELFSR from the exons ATGGCAGACCCAGCAACATGCGCGCCCCTTACACGGCAGTCCGTCATTGACGCGCACGAGATAATAAAACCTCTCGTCCACCACACGCCCGTCGTCACAAGCACATTCCTGAACCAACTCGCATCAACACCGCGAAAGAACGCAAAACCCGTTCTCAGGCTATGGTTCAAATGCGAGAACCAGCAGCGGGTCGGCGCGTTCAAGGTCCGGGGCGCATTCCACGCTATTGAGAGGCTCAAGCAGGAGCCTGGATGGATTGAGGGTGGTGGTCAGAGTaggggtgttgttgggtttAGTGCTG GTAACCATGCACAGGCAGTCGCCCTAGCAGCCCGCGAGAGCAAAATGCCCGCGCACATCGTGATGCCCGAAACCAGCAGCCCGGTCAAGATTAAGTCTGTCGAGGGCTACGGCGCCAAACTGACTATCAGCGGCCGGTTTGACCGCGAGGCTGTCGCAGCGCGAATCGTCGAGGAGACAGGGGCCCGACTGCTCCCGCCCTACGACCACCCGGATGTGATTCTCGGGCAGGGAACTGTAGGTCTGGAGATGCAGGGGCAGATTCCGAAGCTGGATGCTATCATCTCGCCGAGTAGCGGGGGTGGCCTTCTCTCTGGGACTGCTCTGAGCTGTGAGGGGACTGGGATAAGGGTGTATGGGGCTGAACCGGAGTTTGAAGGGGCGGATGATGGACGACGAGGGTTTCTCTCTGGGAAGAGGATTACGCATGTGGCATCAAACACGATTGCAGACGGCCTTGTTGGGAAGTTGGGGGCTTATCCGTGGGAGGTTATCTACGAGCGGCGGCTGGTGGATATGCTGTATGCTGTtagcgaggaggagattctGGATGCCATGAAGCTTATATTTgagaggctgaagctggTTGTTGAGCCTGCGGCTGCGGTTCCTCTGGCTGTTGCTCTGTATAACGAGGAGTTCagggagatggtggagcgTACAGCGGGCGAGGCTGGTTGGGATGTTGGTATCATTCTGAGTGGAGGAAATGTTGGCATTGAACGGATTGCAGAGCTTTTTTCTAGATAG
- a CDS encoding HpcH/HpaI aldolase family protein (COG:G;~EggNog:ENOG410PIKA;~InterPro:IPR005000,IPR015813,IPR040442;~PFAM:PF03328;~go_function: GO:0003824 - catalytic activity [Evidence IEA]), whose amino-acid sequence MTSFYTNTLETRTASGQLCKAFGIKISPNAQVVQIARNAGFDCLFIDLEHAWLTLAETSNLCNVGHLCGITPFVRVPHQCGNGYVQRVLDGGAMGVVFPHIHNADDAKAAVKISKYPPLGCRSMTGQMPIFRMRGMAVDQTIEFCNKSGSTVFAMIESRGAVERVDEIAAVEGVEVVLVGSMDLTIDLGIGGQFDKSEYRSSLEKISQACRVHGKVFGVAGVYDNPALQDWIVNGLGARFMLVQQDLSLLSSGCVKSVKALPSVN is encoded by the exons ATGACATCTTTCTACACAAACACCCTCGAAACCCGCACCGCCTCAGGGCAACTCTGCAAAGCATTCGGAATCAAAATATCACCCAACGCACAAGTCGTACAAATCGCACGCAACGCCGGTTTCGACTGCCTCTTCATCGACCTGGAACACGCCTGGCTGACGCTGGCCGAGACAAGTAATCTCTGCAACGTCGGGCATTTATGCGGAATCACCCCGTTCGTGCGTGTACCGCACCAGTGCGGAAATGGCTATGTACAGCGCGTTCTGGATGGAGGCGCTATGGGTGTTGTTTTTCCGCATATTCATAATGCAG ATGATGCAAAGGCAGCCGTGAAGATAAGCAAGTACCCCCCGCTCGGCTGCAGGTCCATGACAGGCCAGATGCCGATTTTCAGAATGCGCGGGATGGCAGTAGATCAGACGATTGAATTCTGCAATAAGTCGGGGTCCACTGTATTCGCTATGATCGAGAGCAGGGGTGCCGTGGAACGCGTAGATGAGATTGCCGCCGTCGAAGGCGTGGAAGTTGTCTTGGTAGGCTCGATGGATCTCACCATCGATCTGGGCATTGGCGGGCAGTTTGATAAGTCTGAGTATCGGTCGTCGCTTGAGAAGATCAGCCAGGCTTGTCGTGTCCATGGGAAGGTGTTTGGTGTGGCGGGCGTCTATGACAATCCGGCATTGCAGGACTGGATAGTCAATGGGTTGGGAGCGAGGTTCATGCTTGTTCAGCAGGACTTGTCGTTACTATCAAGCGGCTGTGTTAAATCAGTCAAGGCTCTACCGTCTGTAAATTAA
- a CDS encoding uncharacterized protein (COG:S;~EggNog:ENOG410PXJ3;~InterPro:IPR032675): MILGYLGCECRNTGILEPPDAQFRFHQQKSDQPSWYSLKLQPLVSLCLVSKRLCNAIQPILYHEFMLGYGDSWNSELYTWDGRLLSFLRTVAQRRDLAGFVKRIHIAPHLLQASYEALENKRKEREARGPTPDDNGLLMPPEIELDRAFLEARNGRLTLTLRRSILEDEAVDTLREVGAALNIKRPGRLSAKHLIILLLAALPNLEYCSLFFGPDSHKMALHSKTLSAAGISQLPVRTINLSVLRHAERRFDLSSNARDLLKFSPCLETLNLHKCYWTRERAAFPSLPRLKHIRITSSRLNEKGLEKILDSSNSLRSFTYEAGLHFGDYGEDRRWDCSDHFELRNAARYLTRYSKTLESLHIDLRYRGGEPATPSTFSFRELTALKHLFLNLDEFHSRFFDHRWTDESQLLVQILPASLTSLHLAGRIDKDLPRLEQGLLGLGEAALKGQFQDLMEVRWDRKAKLNAEVAVRSLFADAGLDFAYDSWPGTRLSFGEGYTIPPASFYNPSYALPSSEDEDL, encoded by the coding sequence ATGATACTAGGCTACTTAGGCTGTGAGTGCCGCAATACAGGCATATTAGAACCGCCAGATGCCCAGTTTCGCTTTCATCAACAAAAAAGCGACCAGCCATCTTGGTACTCGTTGAAACTACAGCCGCTTGTCTCCCTTTGCCTGGTGTCTAAGCGTTTATGCAACGCCATTCAACCCATTTTATACCATGAATTTATGCTTGGCTACGGTGATTCGTGGAACTCCGAGCTTTATACGTGGGATGGCCGGCTTCTTTCGTTCTTGCGAACAGTCGCTCAGCGGCGAGACCTGGCTGGATTCGTGAAGCGGATTCATATAGCGCCgcatctcctccaagcctCTTACGAAGCCTTGGAGAACAAGCGAAAAGAACGGGAAGCTCGCGGCCCGACGCCAGATGACAACGGTCTCCTGATGCCCCCTGAAATTGAGCTTGATCGTGCCTTCCTCGAAGCCAGGAATGGTCGGTTAACGCTAACGTTGAGGCGTTCCAtcctggaggatgaggctgtCGACACTCTCCGCGAGGTTGGGGCTGCATTAAACATCAAACGCCCCGGACGACTATCAGCGAAACACTTGATTATTCTTTTGCTTGCAGCGCTACCAAACCTGGAATATTGCAGCCTTTTCTTTGGTCCAGATTCACACAAAATGGCTCTTCACTCTAAAACCCTCTCGGCTGCGGGAATCTCACAACTGCCGGTGAGAACTATAAATCTTTCGGTGCTGCGCCATGCTGAGAGACGTTTCGATCTTTCCAGCAATGCCCGAGATCTCCTGAAATTTTCCCCCTGTCTTGAGACGCTTAACCTCCATAAGTGCTATTGGACTCGCGAACGGGCTGCATTCCCTTCTCTGCCCCGTCTGAAGCATATTCGAATCACGTCTAGTCGTCTTAACGAGAAAGGCCTTGAAAAAATACTTGACTCTTCCAACAGTTTACGAAGCTTTACGTACGAGGCAGGCCTCCACTTTGGCGATTATGGAGAAGATAGGAGATGGGACTGCAGTGATCATTTCGAGCTCCGCAATGCTGCGAGATATCTCACCCGCTACAGCAAAACACTCGAATCGCTGCATATCGATCTCCGATACCGGGGTGGGGAACCAGCCACCCCGAGCACATTCAGCTTTCGAGAGCTTACTGCCCTGAAACACCTCTTCTTGAATCTGGACGAATTCCACAGCCGGTTCTTCGACCACCGTTGGACGGATGAATCTCAGCTCTTAGTCCAAATTCTCCCCGCCAGCCTAACCTCCCTACACCTTGCCGGGCGTATTGATAAGGACCTCCCGCGGCTGGAACAGGGCCTGCTTGGTCTTGGTGAGGCCGCCCTCAAAGGACAGTTTCAGGACCTGATGGAGGTGAGATGGGACAGAAAAGCCAAACTGAATGCTGAAGTTGCTGTGAGATCTCTGTTTGCCGACGCCGGGCTTGACTTCGCATACGACAGCTGGCCAGGAACCAGGCTGTCCTTCGGAGAGGGATACACTATACCACCAGCGAGTTTTTATAATCCATCTTACGCACTGCCGAgcagtgaggatgaggaccTCTGA
- a CDS encoding uncharacterized protein (COG:S;~EggNog:ENOG410PYA3;~SECRETED:SignalP(1-20);~TransMembrane:1 (n3-14c20/21o407-424i)), with translation MKLLSLSVWLGLLLAGVSYAAPASPALGNGNDTVFGPVNDALVARAVLEKREVFFSCSDQRFSVHLTQAIHDAREIISNAVDHLELAISLYNEDGSGRLKESKDEKSKRTFDEHNAFITYSQFISQLRWTDPKAAAKDKAGLQKIKGTRDLAKSLVKQYDNYIAGQSVPWLRDGIPYVRIYCNEEEYLSAQDSQGRTYAEAHPGEQNWLNTQLGTMYQLLETEGFEMNRKEVWVPRKDVCPLRRGPTHYRFGLVPARQGIKAYVSHPRMGLVEETMTFCPAEFERWIAFNDDRIAQGIHYRDLHVKIGEDPSERQIQAIDTLLASPEVNAEIGFSRGMMWLGNFLTATMIHESTHSQAFVGGQNTLIDVQCDGGIVSTDVQCMRKIASGEEGAKDGDPQGHRDAEMFSAYAMAMYTNAVFWYRYKMPRERDI, from the exons ATGAAGTTGCTCTCCCTCTCCGTGTGGCTGGGGCTCCTGCTAGCTGGTGTCAGCTATGCTGCCCCGGCCAGCCCAGCTCTAGGAAATGGCAATGACACCGTCTTTGGACCTGTTAATGACGCCCTGGTGGCTCGAGCAGTTCTTGAGAAGCGCGAGGTCTTCTTCAGTTGCAGCGATCAGCGATTCTCGGTGCATCTCACCCAGGCAATCCACGACGCAAGAGAAATT ATCAGTAACGCAGTGGACCACCTCGAGCTTGCCATCAGCCTCTACAACGAGGACGGCTCTGGCCGACTCAAGGAGAGCAAGGACGAAAAATCCAAGCGCACATTCGACGAGCACAATGCATTCATAACGTACTCACAGTTTATTTCGCAGCTAAGGTGGACTGACCCAAAAGCGGCGGCCAAGGATAAGGCAGGGCTACAAAAGATCAAAGGGACAAGGGACCTTGCCAAGTCGCTCGTGAAGCAGTACGACAATTATATTGCTGGGCAAAGCGTGCCATGGCTGCGTGATGGTATCCCGTATGTTCGGATTTATTGTAATGAGGAGGAATATCTGTCTGCTCAAGACAGCCAGGGGCGCACATACGCGGAGG CTCACCCCGGGGAACAAAATT GGCTCAATACCCAATTGGGTACAATGTATCAGCTCCTCGAAACAGAAGGGTTCGAAATGAACAGGAAGGAGGTCTGGGTGCCACGGAAAGATGTCTGTCCACTCCGTCGCGGCCCAACGCATTATCGATTCGGTCTAGTACCTGCAAGACAAGGAATCAAGGCGTACGTGAGTCACCCACGCATGGGACTCGTCGAGGAGACAATGACCTTCTGCCCGGCGGAGTTCGAACGGTGGATTGCGTTCAACGATGATCGGATAGCGCAGGGAATCCATTACCGTGACCTGCATGTCAAGATCGGGGAAGATCCGAGTGAAAGGCAGATACAGGCAATAGACACACTCTTGGCGTCACCAGAGGTCAACGCCGAGATCGGATTTAGTAGGGGGATGATGTGGCTGGGGAACTTTTTGACGGCGACGATGATCCACGAGTCAACGCACTCCCAGGCGTTTGTGGGTGGCCAGAACACGTTGA TTGACGTGCAGTGCGACGGCGGCATCGTCTCGACGGATGTTCAATGCATGAGGAAAATCGCCAGCGGTGAGGAAGGGGCTAAAGATGGAGACCCCCAGGGACACAGGGACGCAGAAATGTTTTCTGCTTATGCCATGG CGATGTACACCAATGCAGTATTCTGGTACAGATACAAGATGCCTCGCGAGAGGGATATCTAG